Proteins from one Danaus plexippus chromosome 18 unlocalized genomic scaffold, MEX_DaPlex mxdp_20, whole genome shotgun sequence genomic window:
- the LOC133320336 gene encoding zinc carboxypeptidase-like — MLFNLLFICVLSTVNAEKVRYDDYSLYKVNPEDNDQLEFLKQLQNSEGLDFWVPPARVGDDINVIAAPQSKDEFEHSLKKRNVYHDVLFNNLQEVFDSQVLSRRKRSTRDLSWTRYQDIDDIYEWFEQLANNYSFVSLIHAGQSFEGRNITGVRINRGSQRAIFVEGGQIGADWLSPVVTTYLVNQLVRGVDSEARDASSDFDWHIFPILNPDGHKYTQDKDRLWIKNRRINRNGTIGVDLSRNWNSLWGVSGGSFNDSHSNYVGLGPFSEKESRAISYYIDSIAPRLKFVLSMRSFGQRLLLPFAHSTEPLYNYNDTIIVGRRAMGSMAVKYNTQYIVGTSKEVHDGSTGSLADWVKHRYSVPFVATYLLRDNGTSGYALPVSQVLPSCEETYDSIMAILREAKFIRLI, encoded by the exons ATGTTGTTTAACttgctttttatttgtgttcTTAGTACTGTTAATGCAGAAAAAGTAAGATATGATGATTATTCGTTATATAAAGTGAATCCAGAAGATAATGACCAACTAGAGTTCTTGAAGCAATTGCAAAATTCTGAAGGATTAGATTTCTGGGTACCACCAGCAAGAGTTGGAGATGACATCAATGTTATTGCTGCTCCACAAAGCAAAGATGAATTCGAacattccttaaaaaaaagaaatgtataccACGATgtgctttttaataatttacaaga AGTCTTCGATAGCCAAGTTTTGAGTAGAAGAAAACGTTCTACAAGAGATCTGTCATGGACTAGATATCAAGATATAGATGATATTTACGAATGGTTTGAGCAACTagcaaataattattcatttgtGTCCCTCATTCATGCAGGACAATCATTTGAAG GCAGAAACATAACAGGAGTAAGAATAAACCGTGGTTCTCAGAGAGCCATTTTTGTTGAAGGTGGTCAAATAGGAGCTGATTGGTTGTCACCAGTTGTTACTACTTATTTAGTAAATCAATTAGTACGAGGTGTAGACAGTGAAGCGCGAGATGCTAGTTCTGATTTCGATTGGCATATTTTTCCAATTCTTAACCCTGATGGACATAAATACACACAGGAtaag GATAGGCTCTGGATTAAGAATCGTAGAATCAACAGAAATGGAACAATTGGAGTTGACCTAAGTAGAAACTGGAATTCTCTTTGGGgag TAAGTGGTGGCAGTTTTAATGACTCACATAGTAACTACGTAGGTCTGGGACCTTTCTCAGAAAAAGAATCAAGAGCGATTTCATACTACATTGACTCCATTGCACCCCGACTTAAATTTGTTCTTTCGATGAGAAGCTTCGGACAACGGCTGCTTTTACCCTTTGCGCATTCCACTGAAcctttgtataattataatgatacg ATCATTGTAGGCAGGAGAGCTATGGGATCTATGgcagttaaatataatacccAATACATTGTTGGTACTTCAAAAGAAGTTCATG ATGGCTCAACTGGTTCTCTGGCAGATTGGGTAAAACATCGTTACTCTGTGCCTTTCGTTGCCACCTACCTTCTCAGAGACAATGGAACTTCAGGTTATGCCTTACCTGTCAGTCAAGTTCTGCCATCTTGCGAAGAGACCTATGATTCAATTATGGCTATTCTTCGTGAAGCAAAATTTATccgtttgatataa